One Candidatus Micrarchaeota archaeon genomic window carries:
- a CDS encoding helix-turn-helix domain-containing protein, which yields MLILKGDRKTIMNLIRRHPHEREVFLKIKPSVYLLAFLLNNTSLRTLYVTEGVMRTIPRSVVRSLKSMNVRVVVKKVPRGRPYKYPTEVIRQALKLRKKGVPVTQIAERLGVSKRTLYYWFSHDSVS from the coding sequence ATGCTCATTCTGAAAGGTGATAGAAAGACGATCATGAACCTGATACGCAGACATCCTCACGAGAGAGAGGTTTTTCTCAAGATTAAACCGAGTGTCTATCTGTTGGCATTCCTACTGAACAACACATCGCTGCGTACGTTGTACGTTACGGAAGGGGTCATGAGAACTATACCGCGATCCGTTGTTAGGTCGCTCAAGAGTATGAATGTCAGGGTTGTAGTTAAAAAGGTACCCCGCGGTCGCCCTTACAAATATCCGACAGAAGTGATACGTCAGGCACTTAAACTCCGGAAGAAGGGTGTCCCAGTAACACAGATAGCGGAGAGGTTGGGTGTCAGTAAACGTACTTTGTACTACTGGTTTTCACATGATAGCGT